A genomic window from Sphingomonas oryzagri includes:
- a CDS encoding phosphatase PAP2 family protein: MTKHIPVPIEVTFTAGMALLMCALSLCYGLPIRLPSGQGAQMMGIQLTLPLLGIGVWLACAVMANRSTSPWRPLIALLCYAAIGIVHFNLKLWVPFIRTTSYDAFFWQIDEMARPVVDLCMALRVALRPILHYWKGIYLWSFMVMFYLSFGYHAIRTPDTFRKLFLSVIFLQGLGAIGYLLLPAVGPFVYEAGTSASITAAQHEMLALRQMSVAAGPQWLADNGSLNLFAGLGAMPSLHAGFSYLFLWFAWRHGRPLLPTYIPIFGYIIVTAIASRWHYLIDLPVGIALARGAIYMAYRADRSTVEGSTGPEPSALPASPEPLAA, translated from the coding sequence ATGACCAAGCACATCCCCGTCCCGATCGAGGTGACCTTCACGGCCGGCATGGCGCTGCTCATGTGCGCCTTGTCGCTGTGCTACGGACTGCCCATCCGGCTTCCGTCCGGGCAGGGCGCCCAGATGATGGGCATCCAGCTGACGCTGCCGCTGCTGGGCATCGGGGTGTGGCTGGCCTGCGCGGTCATGGCCAATCGCTCGACATCGCCGTGGCGGCCGCTGATCGCGTTGCTCTGCTATGCGGCGATCGGCATCGTGCATTTCAACCTGAAGCTCTGGGTGCCGTTCATCCGGACGACCAGCTACGACGCCTTCTTCTGGCAAATCGACGAGATGGCGCGACCGGTCGTCGATCTGTGCATGGCTCTGCGCGTCGCCCTGCGGCCGATCCTCCATTACTGGAAGGGAATCTACCTCTGGTCGTTCATGGTCATGTTCTACCTGAGCTTCGGCTATCACGCGATCCGCACGCCGGACACGTTCCGCAAGCTGTTCCTTTCGGTCATCTTCCTGCAGGGACTGGGCGCCATCGGCTATCTGCTGCTGCCTGCTGTCGGCCCCTTCGTCTACGAAGCAGGGACGAGTGCCTCGATCACCGCCGCACAGCACGAGATGCTGGCGCTCCGGCAGATGTCGGTGGCGGCGGGGCCACAATGGCTGGCGGACAACGGATCGCTCAACCTGTTCGCCGGGCTGGGCGCGATGCCCTCGCTCCACGCCGGTTTTTCCTATCTCTTCCTGTGGTTCGCCTGGCGGCACGGCCGGCCGCTATTGCCGACCTACATTCCGATCTTCGGCTATATCATCGTCACGGCGATCGCCAGCCGGTGGCACTATCTGATCGATCTGCCGGTGGGCATCGCGCTGGCTCGCGGAGCGATCTACATGGCCTATCGGGCCGACCGGTCGACCGTCGAGGGGAGCACCGGGCCGGAGCCGAGCGCGCTACCGGCGTCGCCCGAGCCGCTGGCCGCCTAG